One genomic window of Camelina sativa cultivar DH55 chromosome 5, Cs, whole genome shotgun sequence includes the following:
- the LOC104787865 gene encoding endonuclease 2 has translation MANQIGLHVVMMIITVWLLYAAPNIHGWGKEGHEIICKIAQTRLDETAAKAVKELLPESAEGDLSSLCLWADRVKFRYHWSSPLHYINTPDVCSYQYNRDCKDEYGEKGRCVAGAIYNYTTQLLSYNTAASSKSQYNLTEALLFVSHFMGDIHQPLHVGYASDKGGNTIEVHWYRRKANLHHIWDSSIIETAEADLYNSELEGMVDAIKKNITTEWADQVKRWESCTKKTACPDIYASEGIQAACDWAYKGVTEGDTLEDEYFYSRLPIVYQRLAQGGVRLAATLNRIFG, from the exons ATGGCAAACCAAATAGGGTTACATGtagtgatgatgatcatcacTGTTTGGCTTCTTTATGCAGCACCTAACATCCATGGCTGGGGGAAAGAAGGTCATGAAATCATCTGTAAGATCGCGcag ACTAGATTGGATGAAACTGCAGCGAAGGCGGTGAAAGAGCTGTTACCTGAATCTGCGGAAGGAGATTTGTCGAGCTTGTGTCTATGGGCTGATCGTGTTAAGTTTAGGTACCACTGGTCTTCTCCTCTTCACTACATCAACACTCCTGATGTATGTTCCTACCAATACAATA GGGACTGCAAGGATGAATATGGAGAGAAAGGAAGATGCGTAGCAGGAGCCATTTACAACTACACCACACAGCTTCTTTCCTACAACACTGCAGCATCATCTAAGTCACAAT ACAACTTAACCGAGGCCCTGCTCTTCGTGTCCCATTTCATGGGTGATATCCATCAG CCTCTACATGTTGGTTATGCTTCAGACAAAGGAGGGAACACCATCGAAGTGCATTGGTACAGGAGAAAAGCTAACCTCCACCAT ATATGGGATTCCAGCATAATAGAAACAGCTGAAGCTGATCTCTATAACTCTGAACTAGAAGGAATGGTGGATGCAATCAAAAAGAATATCACG aCAGAATGGGCAGATCAAGTCAAGAGATGGGAGAGTTGCACAAAGAAGACAGCATGCCCAGATAT ATACGCATCCGAAGGAATTCAAGCAGCCTGTGACTGGGCATATAAGGGGGTAACTGAAGGAGACACACTAGAAG ATGAATACTTTTATTCACGTCTACCAATAGTGTATCAGCGCTTAGCACAAGGAGGGGTGAGACTGGCAGCTACCCTAAACAGGATTTTCGGTTGA
- the LOC104789700 gene encoding uncharacterized protein LOC104789700 produces MAEEEQSVKKQVMVAIDESDCSKRALKWTLEYLKESIADSDIILFTAQPPLDLSFVYASSYGAAPIELIDSMKENHKNTGLNRLDQGVKICAEIGLYHGLVDCVSGYSKKGDGVWKS; encoded by the exons atggCGGAAGAAGAGCAAAGCGTGAAGAAGCAAGTGATGGTGGCGATTGATGAAAGCGACTGCAGTAAACGCGCTCTCAAATGGACGCTAGAGTATCTCAAGGAAAGTATCGCCGATTCCGATATCATCCTCTTCACCGCTCAACCTCCACTTGATCTCAGCTTTGTTTATGCTTCCTCTTATGGAGCAGCTC CGATAGAGCTTATAGACTCAATGAAAGAGAATCATAAGAACACTGGATTGAATCGGCTTGATCAAGGGGTCAAAATTTGTGCTGAGATTGGG TTATATCATGGTTTGGTTGATTGTGTATCAGGTTACTCCAAGAAAGGTGATGGAGTTTGGAAATCCTAA